Part of the Arvicanthis niloticus isolate mArvNil1 chromosome 2, mArvNil1.pat.X, whole genome shotgun sequence genome, TGGAGTGGTAAAATGAAGACTCTTGCTTCTTAAATCAAAACCCCCAAATCTCTTTGACCCtgatttttctcatcttttaGACAGATGCAGGGTTGCCATGGGAATTAAAGGGAGTTAATTTCTGTCAGGATCTAATTCAATATTTGACATAGAGAATGTACAAGAAATGAAGTAGCCTTTTCCCATATTCTGATCAAttcattctcccccccccccccccatctcttctCTGCTGTTCTAGGAGACAGAAAAGAGCCCTGCTCTTGGTTACCCTCCACCAGCCTCATGGCTTCCATGCAGATGGATCCTGAGTTAGCCAAGCAACTCTTCTTTGAAGGAGCCACTGTGGTCATTCTGAACATGCCCAAGGGGACAGAGTTTGGCATTGACTACAACTCCTGGGAGGTGGGGCCCAAGTTCCGGGGTGTGAAGATGATCCCCCCTGGCATCCACTTCCTCCACTACAGCTCTGTGGACAAGGCCAATCCCAGGGAGGTGGGTCCTCGAATGGGCTTCTTTCTTAGCCTAAAGCAGCGGGGGCTGACAGTCCTGCGCTGGAATGCTGTTCAGGAAGAGGTAGACttatctccagctccagaggctgAAGTAGAAGCTATGAGAGCCAATCTCCCGGAGCTAGACCAGTTTCTGGGACCTTATCCATATGGTACACTCAAGAAATGGATCTCACTCACCAACTTCATCAGTGAGGCCACCATGGAGAAGCTGCAGCCTGAGAGCCGGCAGATCTGCGCCTTCTCAGATGTGCTGCCTGTGCTTTCCATGAAGCACACCAAGGACAGGGTGGAGCAGAATCTACCCCTCTGCGGCACTGAGTGCAAAAGCTACCAAGAGGGCTTAGCCCGGCTGCCTGAGATGAAGCCCAGGGCTGGAACAGAGATCCGCTTCTCAGAGTTGCCCACTCAGATGTTCCCAGCAGGTGCCACACCAGCAGAGATCACCAGGCACAGCATGGACTTGAGCTATGCCCTTGAGACTGTGCTCAGCAAGCAGTTCCCTGGCAACCCCCAGGATGTACTTGGTAAGAAGGAACTAGGCTTTGGGGGAGGATGCTGGTGGGGGTTCCTAGAATAGAGGGCTCATCTTGGGTTATCTAGCCCAGTGTTCTTAAAGGAGGCTAGGAGGCGGACTCATTAGTAGTCATTAGAATGCTTCTTTACCCTTATCCTCAAGACTTCAAGTCAGAGCTCTATAGCGGGTCCAGCTGGCTGGCTTATCTAATGACTTGAGCATCTTAGATGAGTTTGTGCATGTTTGATCATTGCTGACTTAGCTTACCCCTGCAGAGAGAAAGGATTTGACCAATAGAGTGCTTACATTGAGATTGGAGCTCAAGGCTCCTGGTTGCTGGGCCCCATCTGTCTGCCTTCCTAGAAGCCTCCACCTGACACCTTAGTTTGCTTTTGAGTTCTTAAAGTGTTTCTCTCTTCACTGGCTTAGAccagaacttttatttttattttaatgttatagtTTTGTTGCTGCTTAcactcttaattttaaaataatatgtactTACCacagactaaaaataaaatttactctaAGTCCTGTACCTAGCAATAACTATTTTCATAGTTGagtgcattttttcttttctttttttccctttttcctgtgtatttttatgtatttcacTTGTCTTTTGTATTTTAGTCTTTTCAGTTCAGTTATATTGTAGGAGTGTATGTGGTTTTTATAGAAGCAAGATTAGAGAGCAGTGTGCTGTGCTGTGAGCAGGTCCCCAACACTGCTCACCTGCTTTAGGGCTGTATAGTGCCCAGAGCTGCAGAACTAGTTCTCAGTGGCCTCTCTGTAGCCTCAGAAGCTGTGCTGAAGGTGCCTGGATTAGGGTTGGATTGAGTGAGTTGCCATGTTTGCCTTTCAGCAGGTGGTAGGAGGCAGGCAGTATTTCACCTTTGACAGCACTCagcatgatcagttcagtggttggaAAGCTCccatcttctttctgtttctgaataCTAGTGACAGCAGAGATTCGGCATGCGCTTTGTGTGTGTTTAGCACATGCCACGTATGGCAGCCAGAGGTTAGCCTCTGGGTATCATCAGAAACTCCAGTTCTGGGACCTGACTCTGGTCCATGTGCTTGCAAGACAAGTGTTTCCCTGactgagcatctccccagcccattaCACCTCTAATGCCTGTCCTTAGTGTCTGTAAACTGTCCAGGACATTCACATAACTTCCTGTTGGCAAAGGTTGCTGAGAAGTTTGGTTATTGACCTTTTTATAGCCTTGACTGAACTGATGATAAAATGGACATTTTAATACGTGcaccatggggctggagagatggctcagtgggtaacaacACTTACTACTCTAATAAAAGACCctggttcaatcccagcacccacatgacagctcacagctgtctgtagtgccagttccagaagatctggcaccctcacacagacatttggacagaacaccaatgcacattaaaaaaaatctttaataggTGCATTGTAATGCATGACATACTATGTTATATGAGTAACCCCTGAATTCTTGCTTAAACATGGTTAGGAATCTTGTTTTCTATCTCTTAAATACttcaatattcaaaatatattcgTGCCAGGCAAAGGTGGCATACATCCTGAATTCCAGCacagggaagacagagacaggtggatcttaaCGAgctcgaggtcagcctggtctgcatagtgagttccaggccaaccaggaccttgtttcaaaattaaaaaaaaaaaaaaaaaaaaaaatatatatatatatatatatatatatatatatatatatatgaatgatgaaAAGATTGTTATAGGACAAGTTTGAATCTGTGTAACAACTCCTTGAAATTATTTCTGATATCATAGTTAAATTTTACACAAGGTCAAAAACTCACAAATTTATATTAATTCCCTACTACAGAACTTCCAGCCCAGCTTTGgttagtgagaccctttctcaacatGTCCCTCCAAATCAGTAACAGTAAATTAGTACTGGGAATACAAAAGAATAAGCTTATGTTAGTTTCACAGTTTAACCAggtaaaaccaaacaaagaagtAAGTCATTATGCGAAGAAAATTTCACTGTGTTTTGAAAAGATTCCACAGGCTGGTATCAGGGAACTAGTTTTTCCTGCCGTTAATGGTAACTGATCAAACACCGTGCATATAAGGGGATACttgctgattcttttttttttttttttttttcttcccttctccctcttgctctggccctgcctctctgctctctccccctgcccctggCCCCACTTGTaagtacactgtccctgtcttcagacacctacaagagggcatcagatctcatcacaaatggttgtaagccaccatgtggttgctggaatttgaactcataatctctggaagagcagtcagtgctcttaactgctgagccatctcaccagtcccttccccccctccccccatataTACATAGCTTAAATTTGGCCAGCTTTGAAGCCAGAGAGTGCATCTGGGAGTCAGCGTGTTCTTTAGAGGGGTCTTGCTTTGTAACCCAGGATCCTGGAACTTGCAGTGACAGTGATTTCCCTGCCTCCTACCTCCCTAGAGCTGGGGATTACAGGTTGAACCACTACAACCCACTCAGATGTAGTCTGTGTGCCAGGCAGAACCTTAGTGGCTTGCACTCGTACAGTGGCTTCCGGATTATTAGGTCTTTGTTGGAGATAGGTGTAGGTTGGAGATTGGGACTAGGAACTAGCATTCTGAGTGCTGCTGTGTGCTCCATATTATTCTAAACCTTAACATGTACTGTAGTAAGTAATTTACTCTTCATTATAATACTCAAATAAGGAAATAGAGGTGCAAACAGATTAAGTAATTTGCATAAGGTCATACTGCTGCTAAGTGGGAGAGCTAAGATTTGAATCCAGGTAGTTAGGCTCCAGAGCCCATGCTCTTAGCCACTAGGCTGCTCATAGAGCCCTGTGATTAAATAAATAGAACTAAGCTGCCTGGTAGGCTAGCC contains:
- the Aar2 gene encoding protein AAR2 homolog, with the protein product MASMQMDPELAKQLFFEGATVVILNMPKGTEFGIDYNSWEVGPKFRGVKMIPPGIHFLHYSSVDKANPREVGPRMGFFLSLKQRGLTVLRWNAVQEEVDLSPAPEAEVEAMRANLPELDQFLGPYPYGTLKKWISLTNFISEATMEKLQPESRQICAFSDVLPVLSMKHTKDRVEQNLPLCGTECKSYQEGLARLPEMKPRAGTEIRFSELPTQMFPAGATPAEITRHSMDLSYALETVLSKQFPGNPQDVLGELQFAFVCFLLGNVYEAFEHWKRLLNLLCRSETAMVKHNALYVSLISILYHQLGEIPADFFVDIVSQDNFLTSTLQVFFSSACSIAVEATLRKKAEKFQAHLTKKFRWDFTSEPEDCAPVVVELPEGIETA